TCGACCCAGCCAGCGTCGGCGCTCTCCTCCCAATGGCTCAGCAGGCCATGGAGCTTGAGGGCCGTGGCCCGTTCTTTCAGGGATGCGTTAGGGATCATTGGGGCTCCTCCTGGGCGTCGTCTTCGGTTTCGGGCGGGGTGGACTGCAAGGCGTCGTAGCCGCCCAGATCATGGGTGCGTACCACCAGCCCCCTGGCGCGCGCGTGGTCGATGCGCACTCCCACCCGGGGCGGCTGGTTTCTCGCCTCGCGCCTCCGCTGCAGGGCGATGCGCACGCCGTTGGGGTGAGCGACCCCGTGGGCCAGGCTCTCCTGGATGGCCGCTTCCAGCTCGGGGGCGCCGTAGGCATCGAGGAGGCGCAGCAGGGCGGCGGTGATGGCGCCGAGGTTGTCGCCACGCTCAGCGGCCTGTATGAGTAACTGCCGGCTGGCCGGTGCGGCCTGGGCCAGGTGGTCCTGGCCGCGATGATGCCGGGCCTGGCGTTTGATCTGGACCAGTGCCTCGATGTGTTCCGGCTGTTCGATCTGCCGGCCCTTGTCGTAGCTGCGCGGGTGGCGGGCGATGACATCTCCGCCGTCGAGGATCCGCACCTCGGTGGGTGAGGCCGAGACGGTGAGGGTGCGCCGCACATGGGTGTGGGGCACGCTGTAGTCGTTGCCCTCGAAGCGCGCGTAAGGGGTCTTGCCGATGTGGACCTCGACCCGCTCGTCGGTGGGATAGGGGTTATCGGGCAGCGCCAGCAGGGGCTCCTGCTCGAAGGCCTGGCGCACCGAGAGGGCACGGTCCTCCGGGCAGGGCCGGTCCATGGCCCAGCCGTTGCACCAGGCCTCGGCCTGGGCATTGAGGTCATCGATGTCGGTCCATTGGCGGGCCGGCCAGAAATTATCGCGTATCGTGCGGATGGCGCGTTCCACCCGCCCCTTCTCGTTGCCCCGGGCCACCGCCACCGGACGGGGCTCGAAGCGGTAGTGGGCGGCGAACTCGAGCAAGGTGGGATGGAAGCGGATGGCCTCACCCTGGCGCTCCAGCACGGCGCTTTTGAGGTTGTCGTAGAGCAGGACCTTGGGCAGGCCGTTCCAGGC
Above is a window of Gammaproteobacteria bacterium DNA encoding:
- the istA gene encoding IS21 family transposase; its protein translation is MAISKEQEAQILRYHYVEKWRVGTIASQLGVHHNVVNRVLSQAGMPKVERAAQPSMIDPYLPFITDTLAQFPTLTASRLYGMVRERGYPGGPDHFRHQLACYRPRPRPEAFLRLKTLPGDQGQIDWGHFGKLTIGRATHALMAFVMVLSYSRRIFLRFFLDAKMANFLRGHEAAFTAWNGLPKVLLYDNLKSAVLERQGEAIRFHPTLLEFAAHYRFEPRPVAVARGNEKGRVERAIRTIRDNFWPARQWTDIDDLNAQAEAWCNGWAMDRPCPEDRALSVRQAFEQEPLLALPDNPYPTDERVEVHIGKTPYARFEGNDYSVPHTHVRRTLTVSASPTEVRILDGGDVIARHPRSYDKGRQIEQPEHIEALVQIKRQARHHRGQDHLAQAAPASRQLLIQAAERGDNLGAITAALLRLLDAYGAPELEAAIQESLAHGVAHPNGVRIALQRRREARNQPPRVGVRIDHARARGLVVRTHDLGGYDALQSTPPETEDDAQEEPQ